A single Oncorhynchus nerka isolate Pitt River linkage group LG10, Oner_Uvic_2.0, whole genome shotgun sequence DNA region contains:
- the LOC115135620 gene encoding adenylosuccinate synthetase isozyme 2-like yields MAADSTMPNGQETASLNGEPAFKRPRENGQVESLRTPKEPRNKVTVVLGAQWGDEGKGKVVDLLAMDADLVCRCQGGNNAGHTVVVDSVEYDFHLLPSGVLNKKAVSFIGNGVVIHLPGLFEEAENNLQKGKGLEGWEERLKISDRAHIVFNFHQAVDGIQEQQRQLQAGKNLGTTKKGIGPAYSSKAARNGLRVCDLVSDFTVFEEKFRVLAEHFLTMYPNLNVDIDNELQQLKEYAERLRPLVTDGVYFMHKALTGPSKKILVEGANAALLDIDFGTYPFVTSSNCTVGGVCTGLGVPPSYVGRVYGVVKAYTTRVGVGAFPTEQDNEVGNLLQSRGREFGVTTDRQRRCGWLDLILVRYAHMVNGFTAIALTKLDILDTLSEIKVGVAYSVDDEPLPSFPANMDVLTRVSVKYETLPGWCCSTEDVRCFEELPPQAQSYIRFIEDFLQVPVKWVGVGKSRESMIKLF; encoded by the exons ATGGCAGCAGACAGCACAATGCCTAATGGCCAAGAAACTGCCTCCTTGAACGGAGAGCCTGCTTTCAAGCGACCTCGGGAGAATGGACAGGTCGAGTCCCTGCGGACTCCGAAGGAACCTCGGAATAAAGTAACCGTGGTCCTCGGTGCGCAATGGGGAGACGAGGGAAAGGGGAAAGTGGTTGACCTGCTAGCAATGGACGCAGACCTAGTATGCAGGTGTCAG GGAGGCAACAACGCAGGCCACACAGTGGTGGTGGACTCTGTGGAGTATGACTTTCACCTGCTGCCCAGCGGAGTGCTCAACAAGAAGGCCGTCTCATTTATTG GGAACGGGGTTGTGATACACCTGCCTGGGCTCTTTGAGGAGGCTGAAAATAACCTGCAGAAAGGCAAAG GACTGGAAGGATGGGAGGAGCGGTTAAAGATTTCTGACCGTGCACACATTG TGTTCAACTTCCACCAAGCTGTTGATGGGATCCAGGAACAACAGAGACAGCTACAGGCGGGAAAGAA TTTGGGAACCACCAAAAAGGGCATTGGACCTGCCTATTCTTCCAAAGCTGCTCGTAATGGACTGAGAGTCTGTGACCTTGTGTCTGATTTTACCGTCTTTGAGGAGAA GTTCCGTGTGTTGGCAGAGCATTTCTTGACTATGTACCCCAACCTCAATGTTGACATTGACAATGAGCTGCAGCAACTGAAG GAGTATGCTGAGAGGTTGCGTCCGCTTGTAACAGATGGGGTGTACTTCATGCACAAGGCCCTCACTGGGCCCAGTAAGAAGATCCTGGTGGAGGGAGCCAATGCAGCCCTCCTGGACATTGACTTTG GTACCTACCCATTTGTCACGTCCTCTAACTGCACTGTTGGGGGAGTGTGCACTGGCCTGGGTGTGCCCCCGTCCTATGTGGGGCGGGTGTATGGTGTGGTCAAGGCCTATACCACCCGGGTAGGCGTAGGAGCTTTCCCCACTGAGCAGGACAAT GAGGTTGGCAACTTGTTGCAGTCCAGAGGGAGGGAGTTTGGTGTGACAACGGACCGGCAGCGCCGCTGTGGCTGGCTGGACCTGATTCTGGTCCGATATGCCCACATGGTCAACGGCTTCACTGC CATCGCTCTGACCAAGCTTGACATCCTGGACACGCTGTCAGAGATCAAAGTCGGTGTAGCCTACTCTGTTGATGATGAGCCCCTTCCCAGTTTTCCTG ccaATATGGACGTGCTGACACGGGTGTCCGTGAAGTATGAGACGTTACCTGGATGGTGCTGCAGCACTGAGGATGTGAGGTGCTTTGAGGAGCTGCCCCCTCAGGCACAAAGCTACATCCGCTTCATCGAGGACTTCTTGCAAGTGCCAG TGAAATGGGTTGGAGTTGGGAAATCCAGAGAGAGTATGATCAAGCTGTTCTGA